Part of the Paenarthrobacter sp. JL.01a genome is shown below.
CCACCAAGCTCGATCTCGTTCCCGCTTCTGCGGGAAAGCGGCTGGGTGCGGCGGTGTTGGACTGGTTGGGGCCGGTGGCTGTCCTTGCCACAACGTTTGCCATAGGCATCGCGGGCATCACGCAAACGCGCCGGAACGGCTTCATCGTTTACGACACCGGTCTTCTGGTCCTCCTGGGCAGCATTGGCCTGGCCGTGACCGTGGTGTACATCTTCGTGCTGTTGGCCCTGGAGGCGAAGTCGGGAAACACCATCGGCAACCAGCTCATGGGAATCCGCAGCGCTGACGCCGATGGCTACGCTCCAGGAGCCGGCGCAGTGTTTGTCCGGGGCATCCTGACCGGTGCTGTCCTGATCGTCGGATTCCTGGCCGCCGTCATCCTGTCGGCCGTGGGCCTTCTCGGACTTGTAGTCTGGGTCGCTTTGCCGCTGATGGTGCTGGGGGTTGTTTGGGCCATCCTGGTGGTGGTCTCCAATGCGTGGGATTCGGACGGCAAAGTGCGCGGCTGGCACGACAAGGCTGCCAAGTCCTTGGTGTTCGACGTCAACGCCGGCCGCAACCCGGTGACGACCGGAGGCATCCAGGGACCCTACAGCTTCGCGCCCATGGACCTGCCTCCGGTACAGGCTGTCATCTCCCCGGTGCCCTCGGGTCGGCCATCCAGCCCGGTCGCGCCGGCCCAGCCCGCACCCGTACAGGGGAACCCCGCACAGGCGACCGCCCAACATCCGGCCGCACCGGCGTCGTCCGTTGCCCCGGCCGTGCAGCCGGCACATGATCCCAACCAATGGCGACCGCCGACGCCACGCCAGGCGCCCGCCCAACAGCAGGCGCCGGCTGCGCCTCAGCAAGCGCCGGCCCAACAGCAAGTGCCGGCTGCGCCGCAGCTTCACACGGTTCCGGCGCCCGGGGTGGCCCATCCGGACGACGACGTCGAACGCACCCGGATGCGTCCAGGTGCGGCCCGCGCGCAGGCCGTCCTGCGGATCCGGGTCGACGACGGCCAGGACGTCCAGCTCGGCGGAAGCGTTCTTCTTGGCCGGAACCCCGCTGCGCAGCCGGGGGAAGTGGTGGAGCAGCTCTTGCCCGTTTCAGATCCCGGCAGGTCCATTTCCAAAACCCATCTGCACCTTCGCGTGGACGGGGATGGCGTGTGGGTGACCGACCGCAACTCCACCAACGGCAGCGCCGTCACCACCCCTGACGGCTTGCAGACCAGGCTCACCCCGGGCGAGGCATCCTTCGTCCGGCCAGGTTCCACTGTTCATTTCGGGGACCGTTCCTTCCACCTAGGACAAGCATGAATTCACAGCCGGCCACCAACGCCAACGCCGACGCGGTCCCCGCTTCGGCCGGTTCCTCGTTCCGCCTGAGCTACGGCTACGGAACGGACCGTGGACTGCGTCGGGAGCTGAACGAGGATTCGTTCATCGCCGCCGACCCGGTGTTCGCCGTCGCTGATGGCATGGGTGGCCACGAGGCCGGCGAGATTGCCAGTGGGATGTGCGTGCGCACCCTGGGGAGTGCTCCGGAGCTCGCCTCGGGTTTGCGCACCGCCTCTGCCGCGGAGCTGCAGGCGTGCTTGTTGAAAGCCGACGCCGCCATCAGGGACGCCACCGGTGCCCGCGCCGGGACCACGCTCTCCGGCGTGGTGGTGGTGGAACAGATGGGTTTGCCCTACTGGCTGGTGATGAACATCGGCGACTCCCGGACCTATCGGCTGAGCCAGGGTGAGTTCGCGCAGATCAGTGTGGACCACTCCGAAGTCCAGGAGCTTGTCGATTCCGGGGACATCACCTCGGAGCAGGCTGCCGTCCACCCGCGCCGTCACGTGGTCACGCGTGCCCTGGGCACCGGCGATGAGACCGAGGCCGACTTCTGGCTCCTTCCCATCCAGGAGGGCGACCGGATCATGGTGTGCTCGGATGGGCTCAACGGCGAACTCGGCGATGACCACATGTTCCGCATCCTCAGCACGGTGGCCCACCCGCAGGACGCCGTGGACGCGCTCATCCAGGCTGCGCTGCGAAGCGGCGGACGCGACAACGTCACAGTAATTGTGGTTGACGCCAAGAACGTACTGAACGACGCCGGTATCGCCATCACCGCGCCCCGCCCGGAAGTCGGGACAGACGTGGAGGAGGACACCCTTCCCAAGGCCTGGGTAAACGGCACCGACCACGAGGAAGACGCC
Proteins encoded:
- a CDS encoding PP2C family protein-serine/threonine phosphatase — protein: MNSQPATNANADAVPASAGSSFRLSYGYGTDRGLRRELNEDSFIAADPVFAVADGMGGHEAGEIASGMCVRTLGSAPELASGLRTASAAELQACLLKADAAIRDATGARAGTTLSGVVVVEQMGLPYWLVMNIGDSRTYRLSQGEFAQISVDHSEVQELVDSGDITSEQAAVHPRRHVVTRALGTGDETEADFWLLPIQEGDRIMVCSDGLNGELGDDHMFRILSTVAHPQDAVDALIQAALRSGGRDNVTVIVVDAKNVLNDAGIAITAPRPEVGTDVEEDTLPKAWVNGTDHEEDADGKQ
- a CDS encoding RDD family protein, which translates into the protein MSSETELCPACRHAVRPGAAFCNQCGSPLNNRGARKEANINHAQRAALESAARQGLADPGSISVVSAPASPAHPGTSTVPDSTPGPGGGTTMTTKLDLVPASAGKRLGAAVLDWLGPVAVLATTFAIGIAGITQTRRNGFIVYDTGLLVLLGSIGLAVTVVYIFVLLALEAKSGNTIGNQLMGIRSADADGYAPGAGAVFVRGILTGAVLIVGFLAAVILSAVGLLGLVVWVALPLMVLGVVWAILVVVSNAWDSDGKVRGWHDKAAKSLVFDVNAGRNPVTTGGIQGPYSFAPMDLPPVQAVISPVPSGRPSSPVAPAQPAPVQGNPAQATAQHPAAPASSVAPAVQPAHDPNQWRPPTPRQAPAQQQAPAAPQQAPAQQQVPAAPQLHTVPAPGVAHPDDDVERTRMRPGAARAQAVLRIRVDDGQDVQLGGSVLLGRNPAAQPGEVVEQLLPVSDPGRSISKTHLHLRVDGDGVWVTDRNSTNGSAVTTPDGLQTRLTPGEASFVRPGSTVHFGDRSFHLGQA